The Hevea brasiliensis isolate MT/VB/25A 57/8 chromosome 9, ASM3005281v1, whole genome shotgun sequence nucleotide sequence atttatatgtatatatatattttttttatgtgggACAAGTTTTTCAAGTTAGCTAGATGCTATTATAAGTAGTGTCCAAGCTGCTTCTCGTCTCACCTAGCAAAAAACACCTCTTTTGataaatattttgtaagttactCCTTTGTgtgtttattttttttctaaactCACTTGTTTAGAAAGGCCCAATTTTTTTGAGTAATAGTGTAGGAGACTCCAAGTTACTATTTCAGTTGTCAACAATTGGGCTATTCCTTCAACCAAACATGAAGAGATTCAAGATATTAAAGCTCTATCATaaaattttcttttgtaaattgcAATTGTAATCAAGCTGCTCATAGCCATACTTGGCGAACCATCAGGGATTGCTCTTTTTACTGTAATCTTTTGATCCAACTCTCATTTGTAACCTCCTTACTCGTGgggtttaatattattatttttgtcaaataaaagaaaagaaaaattttcccTTTAGCAAAATTTTATGACTTGAACGAAGAAGATGATGATATTGGGTTATGAGttgattttatatttaatttcttttttttttaattttttgttcttaaataatatatatatatatatatatatatatatatatatatatatattatttgtctCCCTCCATTTTTATCGGATTTTTCATTCAACCTTCTCTTTATTCCCTCACCACACCACGTACTTAGCTATTAAAAAAGTGTTGGGTtgtgtattgaatttgatgaatcggTCGAAATGATCACTTTCATGGAGGCTAAGGGATTATGGTAAATTGCATTAACAAGTCCACTAAACTGCAATTtcctcttaaaattaataaaattatccttttaccattttttccttttttctttaatctttattattgaattaattaataattaatattattttattttaattaaattaaatttattaaaaagtattaattatatatatgctatttattattaattaaaatttaatttgtaactatttaaaaaataataatataataataaattttaaaataatattttattaatatattgatattatattaatattttatttttatataaaaataaaaaataaataatattttataaatttattttaattaaatattaatttaatattaattaaaaaataaattaatttagaaatatactattatagattaaataattttttttaaaaaaattttaaaattaaaaaattttattttaataaattgaagTTGTTTCAAATGAAATAACTACAACAGAACAATTTATTTACCTAGATCAATGAAAGCCAACTACTTGTTGTGAAGTAGTTCAAATTCAATAATGCATATGGTGGGGAATAATCCATGCGATACAAAAATATAGTAACATTTTTTGTTGGATTTTTTGCCCTAGAAGGTTCTAAACATTAAAGCAACATTTATTAGGATTGCAAGCATATATCATTAATTCAGTGTCTGAATTCAtaacataaaaaattttaaaatttaattaagctATTTCTACTTAAGACTTACTGATGAGTTAGATTATATATGGactcatttaaattaaaatttaatttataatttaatctttaaaatatgataaaaattgTAACAGTTCATTCAGTCGCATTTTATTTTATGTAATAATTTActctttataattttaatatttataataatttaatctctTGAATTTTGATTGATTGCTTCAACAATAGTGAATTTTAACAAAATGacataaatattctttaaaagCTAATTCGTTTCCaacaaaaaaatagaaaaataaattgtgattttCATAATACACTAGCAACTAAATTGTAAAATACAATAAATTATATACAAAGCCAAGTTAAGCTGCATTATTTATCTTTTCATGAAATCCAACATTATACACTTTCAATTGAAAAACTAAACTAATTCCCTTTTCAGTTCAGGGAATTTCGTTTCAATGGATATAAGATTCCGACGGCAATTCTTGCCCATGTATTTATTCGCCATTTAGGTTCACATGGCATGATACAATTCTCATTATTCCTTGCAGGAACTGAAGAATTCcaggaaattgaaaattttcagaaaCTTTATTCAATTCCAATCGAATAGGAGAATCAATGAACTAGTATCTTACAATATTAAACACTGATACaagaaaatattaacaaaaaaatgaaaaaaaaaaaaaagattttttttttttaaaaagaacaaATTCGAGAAGCTGGACTTCACTAATCAAATGACTAATTTGTACAACTTACAAATCAATAGAGCGAGTTGTAGGTAAAACAGGTGGCAATAATGGAGGCCACAGAAATGAAGAGCGAAGGAATAAGGGTGGCGTTCAGGAGCCTATTCTGGCCTAAGTACCCAGCCAGGGTTATTGTGGCATCAGCAATCACACGAGCTATCGTCCCAGCTTCAGTTGAGAGTAGTCCACCATTGTAGGTTCCACGGGAAAGCCTGGATGACATCACTCGAGATAGCAGAGACAAATTCACGCCTGCAGAAAATATGTATATATTCATCTAGTCATGAAACTTGCCGTACAACTTGCCATACTGCAATATCCAAAACTCAGTTACCAAAATTAACCTCTACATCTTAACTAAAAGGTAATCTCATCTCTCTGTTGATATCTTTTTTGTCAACAGATGTTTAATCATTAAGAATTGTGTTACTCAGAATAATTTTTGTTCCGACTTGATAATGAAGGATATCATGAGATGATTTGTTAACAAATCTTCCAAGGCGAGAATAATTTTAACATTGATGTATTTATTTTACTAGTGCAAGTTATATCCCAGCTAGCTCCTTTCTTCTCTTCAAGGCCTTAATCGTCTGATTGTTTTACAGAGGAATAATACAGTACAAACTAAGTTTACTTGGGAACAAGTTGCCTTTTGAATCTTCCAAAAAGTTGTGCAATTTCCAGGAAGAGTTTCATCTTTGTTTTTTAATCATCTACAGGAGAAGACTTCCCCTTTATCAAAAAATTCATCAATTTGTGCAAAAATAATGAATTGAACAATTTCTCACCTTCAAGTACTTCAGCAGAAACAAACATGATTAATCCTGAGCAGACATACTGTGGAACAGTGTATGCATTTACGAATTTGAAGCTCAAGAGTACTCCTATGCAAACCATAATTTCTGATGCCAATAAAATTTGCCTGCAGAGAGATTAATAAGGAAGAAATATATCAGTTGGATATCACAAAAAATTTCAGAGCTTTATATGAGGAAACATGAAACAATAGAACAAGCATGCTTCCCATTCCCATATGAAGATTTACCTGTCTTCAAACATGTTGCTAATGTAGCTTCCAACAATAATATTTACTGGCAGAACTGTTAGGCCTAGACATGCAAGAAAAATTGCCACTGTGCTTGTTGACCAACCAAAGTAGTACGAGGTAATGACACTAGATTCAGAGAGTAAAATTTCCATGGCATATTTTAGCATGAAATATATCAACAACTGAACCTGATGACAACAAAGATACTTAGATAAGTAATTATGTAGACATCATATAAATGCATTAGACCTAGTTGAAGAACTCTGACACTAAGCAGGTAAAGTAAAGAGAAACAGAACATCCAAAACAGTTTCCAACAAAGTATACTCTTGCAAACTAAAATCCATGATGTCAGGCAGAACCTTGACTGATCAATCAACAGCATTATGAAAGTGAAATTCCACTCACAATccacagcaaaaaaaaaaaagaaatagagagagagaaagagagagagagagagaagaagaagaagaagaagaagaagaagcaaaattATTAGTACAAAGCAATATACCATCTCCTCAACTCTATGAGAAAGCCTCTTGAATTCAACAGGCTCTTTTCTCTTTCAAAGGCAACAGCCCAAAAAAAGTCCAATCCCTAGAATTCCAGTAGTTTGCCTATTAAGCCAACCAGCCAGCAAAACGGTCAACCCCCCTTTGTGTTGTCAGTCTAGAATATCCACCAACCTCTGTTAGTTATTAGCCACTAATTTCCAAAGCAACCGACTTTGATTTATTTCTAGCTTACCTTTCAGGACTTCGATCAAGTAAGAAATGTCCTGTTGAGTGCATACTGTTGCGAAAATTTTGTTTGCTACATATTCTGTTCCTAGTGTTTTTGCTTGTTTTGAGTTTACTAGGCGTTCAGCACTCCACCATAAAGGAATCTCACAAGTGAGTCTAACAGCTTACATGCCAGCTTACAAGTAGCAGCTTAGGACACAAGTCACTTGTGGCTTGAACTGACCTGGAGTCCATCATGAAGCAACTCAACTCTTCGAGCAATAATTTGTGTTTGTTCGAGAAAAATTATACTTGCCGATTGCATTGACAGTTGAATTTCTATGTAGGAACCGGCAATTATGCCTATGCGACAAAAGTGCTCTATAAAATTCTATTCCTTGGTAATAGTGACCTGATCAAACTACCAAGGTCTGAACATTCATATACCTTTACAGAAGGTGTAAGTAGCCTGTATGCTGAAGCAATTGAAGTGGCAGGTCGTCGAGATTCCTCAGGAGCTTCTTCACTATCATCACATTCTCCATCACCATTTTCATCCTCATGCTTGCCTTCTGAACTCAACAGTAATGGTTGTTTAAGACCCTTCTCAAGCACATCATTTTCCCCTGGTCCTGTCATTAGAAGAGCCAACATTTGGATTTTTACCCATTGATGAAAATATTTTGATAATATTGATGGAATTGATTAATTTAGGTAAAAGAACAGCAGTAGCACTACTGtggttcagaaaaaaaaaaaaaaaattctggccATATCATCATCAACAACTTTACCAAATATtcctactcaactcaactcaactcaactaagcctttatcccaaaaataagtagtattcttgaaaaatgaaaattttatgacACTGAAGTAGCAAGAGAAGTCAGCATACCAGCCTTGTCCTGTGATACATTTTTCTCTTCAGTCTCGTGAGATGGTTCTCTAAATGTGATCCATAACAGTATGAGATATAAAAGCCAACCCACAGCCATAACCCAGCCAGGCAAAGTGACTTGGTTGAACGTAAActtgtaaattttaaaattagtttGAAGCAAGCCAGCAAGAGCGGGACCACAAGCCATCCCAAGAGCACTGGCACTAACAAAACCTGCGGATGCCTGCATGCGAATTCTAACTGGCACACAATCACTGATGTAACGCCGATTAACAGCTCTAGCAGAACCAAATCTGCATTGAAGAGTATGATTAGGTCAAACTATAGGATGAGATACAAATATCACATTCTCTATGAATTTTCACCCCCCAACATGAAGTTAATTAATCTTTCCTGCAATACTTTAGCATATGTAAAATGAGTTTCAAGCTATATCAAAACAACAAAGGATTGGTTTCCATGTCACTATCTACTCCATTaagattcttcaaaatccatattAAATTCCTGATAAATTCAAATGTGATTTTCTAAGAAGTTATAACTTAGGATTATTTCTTAGTTAAAAACTAACTAGAAACCACATACTGAAAACTATTCTCATAATGTAAATAGACATGAAAATTTGAAGAGGAAGAAAGTTGCTTACCCACAGAATAGACGGCCAACTAAAAGAAGTGTTATTGACCGATAATCAAGTGCCATTGCATACATGGCATTTCCCACAAGAAGAACAACACTGCTAAATACTAGAGGTCTGAAGTATGATTTATTTGACCAGGCACTAAAATACACAGAAGAAAACACCTGGGCAACAGCCATTGCCCCAATCACAACACCACAAACTGTTGCTGGAGCTCCAAGCATTGTTGAGTAATCATCAGCTGTGGGGACAATTATATATGTGTTGACCATATAAAGAAATGTGTTCACTAAGTTCAAGAAAAGTGACATAAAATGGTATCTTTGATCATCAGCACATTCCTCAGTGGGAGTAGGCAGCTCTTCTTGCATAATGAGTGCATGTTGCGCCAAAAAGTTGAGGAAGTTTGTTGAGTGACTGAGCCTGTCAACGGCTGCTTTCAGTGAATCAACAACAGGATCCTGCAGATTAAAAGCAAAAAACACCACATAAGTCCACAAGTTAATGACAGCTGCCCAACTAAAACATCAACTACAACAAGGTTCCAGGAAACTTAAAGAATGAACATGGAAGAAAAACCAAATTGTATGTGGATTAAAATTAACAGAGACCTGGAAGGGAAGAGCAGGCTGATCATAGATGGATAAGTAGCTTCCCTGATGTTCCTGAAGTTCATGAAGATTGCGAGATATGGCTCCAATAACAGCTCCTAAACCCTgcaatttcaattatttttcagTAAAAAGTTGCTAACATGTAGACTATATTTCAAACAAGAATAAAAGTGCCAAATTACCACATGCTTAAACACTTGCTGCAGCAGGGAATAAGGATGATTAGCACGGGTTTTCACATAGTAGTCGGTGAATCTATATCTAAAGCGTTTATCAAACTTCTTCAGGATCTTACGCAGACCAATAGCATTTATCTCAACAAAAAAGAGAAGCTTTAACAAATCTTGCCCCGCTGCTCTATAAGCTTCTCGTAATTGGGTTATTTGAGATATATCTGGCTCTTGCTCAAGAGCCTCCTGATATTCATTGAGCTTGGCAATCCTACTTGCAAGTAGCCCTTGTTGTTCCAAGAGAAAAAGGACAATCTTCTCaatctgaaatttttattagaagaAATAATTTAGCATGAATCCATTTTCAAACTCAAGTCAATGATTGAACTTGGAATTTTTTATGAAATCCCAAGAAGTATCTCAAATTTGTCTGAGTTTCTGCACTGATACACAATTGACAAGTGATTGTTGAAACACAAGCACAATTACCCTCATAAAAACAAAGACATACACATGCTGTCATCTATATGCATACAGCGAATGCAATTTCATACCTCTATGTATATCTTCTCAATATGTTTCCTTCAGGAATATTAATCAattccatcttatctctttcaacagaacataaaagtcaaaaatcaaaataatatttataaaaattatacctCAATGTTGTACTTAGGTTACTATAGATGCTCATTTTACTGATTGTTAAAGAGGTCTAAGAACTCTTACTACCAGTAAGAAGGAAAATAAGTTCTCTCCCTCATATTAAAGCTATGAAAGCTGTTCCATGGCACCTCCAAAATAATAAACTTTGGATCATGCTTCAGGATTAATTCCTTCACCAATAAATACTTCCTTCTAAGCAATTTCAACAGATAAACAAATGTAATGACAAGTTGAATGCATGATTCAAAACCCAACTCCAGAAGATACATCTACAACTGAAAACCTATAAAGGTCATCAAAATTGCAAATTCATTGTCAAAGTTCTATACTAAATCAGTTATTACAGAATAAATGTTTGATTCAGTGACTAATTTGTTATTGGACTAAGAGTATCTAGCTTTGCAAATATGTTTGCATACATAACATGAAAACATGATAATATTCAGGTTTTCCAAGAAAAGGCATGCCCACAAATTGCAGATACATGCACATAGAGATGCACACAAGCACACAAAGATAGAGATAAGCCCATATATAAATAACTCCGATACCTGATTATCTAGCATCCTTGAGAAATCCTTGAGAACATGCCTGCGATCTAGTGTTCCAACTTCAATTTGTTGCGCATACTGTCTCACTTTTTTCTTCATCAGTTTATAGTTAATATAATATCTGAAGGAAAAGAAATGTATAAGAAAACTAAAATCTAAAATCTAAAATCTAAAATAGTAACCTCAAAGGAGCATAAAGAGAATGCTTTACTAGTATAGCCAAATACACTTGAAACTTGCAATAAAAGCCAAAATAATGACTCAGATGCAAATCCATGTGCGTCTATAGTACAGATTCTGTATTCATTTGCCACCTCTGGATACTAACCATCCAAGTATGAAATATttatcaaaactaggtaaaactATTGAACTACAAGATGCTTTTCACCAAATAACGCCCGTCAGAGAGTTAAGGTTTTATCTCACTATGCTAGTATTCAAATGCGCTTAGAGTAAGCGGTGCATGCTAGAATGTATATTGATACATGAAATATACCCTTGCCATTCTTGAATTTGTCGTTCCTTCAACTTTTTCCCAAAGGCAACCATCTTTCACTGCAATAAGAAAGAATTGTAGGAAATGTATATGAAAGTGGAGAAAGGAACAACAGCAATATCACCAAAAAATTGCATTCAGTtaagccatatatatatatatatatatatatatatatatatatatatctccatGGAATCTGCCATAGGCCTACTGCTCTCATTTAAGCCTTAAAAACACTTGAGAAAGAAACCATAACGGATT carries:
- the LOC110654796 gene encoding SPX domain-containing membrane protein At4g22990; the encoded protein is MVAFGKKLKERQIQEWQGYYINYKLMKKKVRQYAQQIEVGTLDRRHVLKDFSRMLDNQIEKIVLFLLEQQGLLASRIAKLNEYQEALEQEPDISQITQLREAYRAAGQDLLKLLFFVEINAIGLRKILKKFDKRFRYRFTDYYVKTRANHPYSLLQQVFKHVGLGAVIGAISRNLHELQEHQGSYLSIYDQPALPFQDPVVDSLKAAVDRLSHSTNFLNFLAQHALIMQEELPTPTEECADDQRYHFMSLFLNLVNTFLYMVNTYIIVPTADDYSTMLGAPATVCGVVIGAMAVAQVFSSVYFSAWSNKSYFRPLVFSSVVLLVGNAMYAMALDYRSITLLLVGRLFCGFGSARAVNRRYISDCVPVRIRMQASAGFVSASALGMACGPALAGLLQTNFKIYKFTFNQVTLPGWVMAVGWLLYLILLWITFREPSHETEEKNVSQDKAGPGENDVLEKGLKQPLLLSSEGKHEDENGDGECDDSEEAPEESRRPATSIASAYRLLTPSVKVQLLIYFMLKYAMEILLSESSVITSYYFGWSTSTVAIFLACLGLTVLPVNIIVGSYISNMFEDRQILLASEIMVCIGVLLSFKFVNAYTVPQYVCSGLIMFVSAEVLEGVNLSLLSRVMSSRLSRGTYNGGLLSTEAGTIARVIADATITLAGYLGQNRLLNATLIPSLFISVASIIATCFTYNSLY